GCCTTGCTGAGGCGCGCGGTGAGCGGAAAGGTCGGTCGTACCACCTTTCCGCGGCTCTCTACCCGCGGTTGGGGCACCCTGCCGGCTATGTCCGTCAGCGCGGCTTTGCGCCGATCCAGCAGGAGCAGATGCTGATGCAGGACGTCGAACGATACGGACAGATTACCCGCGGGCAGGCGGCAGAGTTGTGCCGGATCAGCCCAGACCAGGCGTCGCGTCTGCTTGCCCGTCTCGTTAGGAAGGGAGTCTTGCTGCGCCACGGTACCCGAAAGGGCGCGTTCTATACGCGACGCGTATAAATAGACGCGCGCGTTCATGGGGGATCGCGCTCGCGTATATACTGCGCATAACGCGCGTCTCTCCGGCCGTCTCGCGGCGCCGCAGCGGAGGTGAGGAGCCGAGCGTATGCCGGTCAAGTTCGACGCCAAGCCCGCCTTTCTTCGCGACCTCCTCACCCTCCCGAAGAAGGTGCAGCAGCGCGCCCTCCGCGCCATCGAGGTGATCGAACAGGACCCGCTCTTCGGCAACGGGCACGCCAAGAAGATCTTCAGCCACCGCTACACGAACGTCTACCGCTACCGCCTCGGCGACTACCGCTTGATCTACTGCCTCGGCGAGGGCTGCGCCGCCGGCCTCGCGATCGGCCACCGCGCCGACATCTACGACCGCTTCTCCGTCTTGCCGGGCGACCTCGCCGCTGGCGCAGTGCCGGACGCCCAGCCGATCGCGATCGCCCCCGCGCCCGGCATCCCGCCGGCCGTCGCCGAGGAGCCGGAGCAGCCGGCGCTCCCATTGGATGACCCGGAGGATGACCAGCTGCCCCCGCCCGACCGCACGCCGGGGTTTTTCCGTGAACTGCTCGCCGAATGGGGGGTGCCCGCAGAGCACCACGACCGCATCCTCGCCTGCCAGCGGCTCGAGGACCTGCTCGACCTCGGCCTCGACGACGAGATCGTCGAGCGCATCCTCCACTGGCAGCGCCCGCCAACGCCCCAGCAGATCGCCGAGCAGCCGACCCTCGACGTGCCGAGCCTCGCCGACCTCGAGCGCTACCTCGAAGGAACGCTGCGCGGCTTCCTCCTCAAGCTCGACCCTGAGCAGGAGAAGGTCGCCTATCGCATCCAGAAGGGCGCCCAGCTCGTGAAGGGCGGTCCCGGCTCGGGCAAATCGCTCGTCGCCCTCTATCACATCCGCCACCGCATCGCTTCGGCGCCGACGACCCCGCCCCGCATTCTCTTCGTCACCTTCACTCGAGCGCTCACCCGGGCCAGCAGCCAGCTGCTAGACAGCCTCCTTGGCGAGCAGCGGAGGCACGTCACCGTCAGCACGCTCGACGCCGTCGTCCGCGAGGTCCTCGCCAACGCCGGCGCGCCGTTCGCGGTCGCCGACGAGGGCCAGCAGGAGGCAGCGCTCAAGGCCGCGCGGCAAGCCGTTCGCCCCACGCTTGATGAGCTGACCGGCAGGGCGCTCGACGCCGTCCCCGACAGCTACCTGCGCGAAGAAATCGAGTGGGTGATCGAGGGCCGCGCCGTGCCGGACCTCGCCGCCTACCTTGCGGAGCCGCGCGCCGGCCGCCGGGTCCGCTTCGACGGCCGGCTCCGCCGCGCCGTCTGGGAGATCGCCCGCCGCTTCCGCGACCGGCTTGCCAGCCAAGGCGTCGCCACCTACAACACGCTCCGCGCCCGCGCTGCCGACGCGCTCCGGGACGGCCGCTGCAGCCTCCAATACGATGTCGTGGTCGTCGACGAGGGCCAAGACCTGCCGCCAGTCGCCCTCGCCGTCTGCGCCGAACTGTGCGCCTCGCCGGACGGACTGTATGTCACCGCCGACGCCAACCAGTCGATCTACGGGCGAGGCTACAGCTGGCTGCGCGCGCACAGCAGCCTCAACTTTCAGGGCCGGACAACCATCCTCCGCCGCAACTACCGCAGCACGCGCGCTATCGCCGCCGCCGCCGCGAGCCTCATGGGCGGCTCGGACGCCGACGCCGACAGCCTCGCCGCAACCGCCGTCCGCGAGGGACCGCCGCCCGTTCTCGCCGCCGTTCGCAATGAGAATGAGGAGGCGCGCCTCATCGCCGACTATCTGACTGCCTCGGCCGATGAGCTCCGCCTGCCGCTCAGCAGCGCCGCCATCCTCGTCCGCTTCGAGCGCATCGGGCAGGATATCGCGAAGCGGCTCCGGGAGCTCAACGTCGACGCGCGCGTCGTTCACGGCGACCAGCTCGACCTCGACGCGCCTTTCGTCAAGGTGCTGACGATGCATTCGGCGAAGGGGCTCGAATTCCCAATCGTCGTTGTTCCCCGCATCGACCGCGGCGTCATGCCCTTCCTCCAAGGGGCGGTCGGGCCCGACGCGCGAGCCGAGCGCGCTGCCGACGAGCGGCGCCTCCTGTTCGTTGCGCTCACCCGCGCCATGCGCCGCCTGCTCGTCACGCATACGCAGAACGCGCCATCCCCCTTCCTCAACGACCTTGACCGCGCGCTCTGGACGTCAGTCGCCGCCGGTTCCCGCTAGAGCGCTCCGCAGCCAGCGCTTGCCGATGGGAAGAGTATGCGTTTCGGCCGCTCCCGGGGACGCCGGCACGGCGGAGCGTCTATCATGGCACGTCGAACGTCACCTGGAGGATGCATGAGCGACGAGCCTGTTCTGGTCGAACGACGCGGTCCGAAGCTGTATCTCACTCTCAACCGGCCGCAGGTCATCAACGCCCTGACCCTCGACATGCTGCGCATCATCGACCGCGCTCTCGATGAGGCGGAGCGGGATGAGGAGATCCGGGTCGTTCTCCTGCGCGGCGCCGGCGAACGGGGCTTCTGCTCAGGGCTTGACACGAAGGTGCTCGCCGAGCTGCGCGAACGGGGCGCCGAGGAGGGGCCGCTCACCTTTGTCCGCCTCTACGCCGTCGCCAAGCGCCTCGATTCGTTTCCCAAGCCGGTGATCACGCTTGTCCACGGCCACTGCATCGCCGCCGGCGCTCAGCTGGCGACCGCAGGCGACATCGTCATCGCCGGCGAGAGCCTGAAAATGCTCGAGAACGAAATGCGATCGAGCGGCTTCAACGACGAAAGCTGGGCGATCCGGCTCGGGCGCAATCTCGGCAAGCTGCGCGCTCATCGGTTCTTGCTGCTGATGGAGCGTCTCGACGCGCTGACCGCTCAACAGCTTGGCCTCGTCACCCTCGTCGTGCCCGACGACCAGCTCGCCGCAAAGGGCGACGAGATCGCCGACCAAGTCGCTACCTATCTGCCGCAGGTGGTCTCGCGTACCCTCGAACTCGTCGAGCGAGGCGCCTACGGACGCGACTAAACGCGCCCAAAACCGGCGATACTGACGCCGTGGATCACGCGAGCGAAGGGTCGGCGCTCCTCGTCAACCTCGCCATTGCCTTAGCGTTCGCCTGGCTTGGCGCCGTGGTGAGCGCACGGCTGCGCATCTCGCCGATCCTCGGCTATATCCTCGCCGGCATCGCCCTCGGGCCGTATACGCCGGGCTTCCGGGGCGATCTCGAGACGGTGAGCGCCATCGCCGACCTCGGGGTCATCCTGCTGATGTTCACTGTCGGCGTCGACGTCTCGCTCCGCCGCTTGGTCGAACTCGGCTGGACAGCCTTTCTCGCCGGCGGCGTGCAGGTCGCAGCGACACTCGCGGTCGCCTTCGGCGTGGGCGCGCTTTTCGGCTGGCCCTTCGCCGAGGCGTTCTGCTTCGGCACCGCCATCGCGATCTCCTCGAGCGTTGTCACCGGCAAGCTGCTGAACGAGCGCGGCGAGACCGGCTCAACCCACGGCCAGATCGCCTTTGCCATCTCTACCGTCCAAGATCTCGCCACGATCGGGCTGGTGATCG
The Dehalococcoidia bacterium DNA segment above includes these coding regions:
- a CDS encoding UvrD-helicase domain-containing protein is translated as MPVKFDAKPAFLRDLLTLPKKVQQRALRAIEVIEQDPLFGNGHAKKIFSHRYTNVYRYRLGDYRLIYCLGEGCAAGLAIGHRADIYDRFSVLPGDLAAGAVPDAQPIAIAPAPGIPPAVAEEPEQPALPLDDPEDDQLPPPDRTPGFFRELLAEWGVPAEHHDRILACQRLEDLLDLGLDDEIVERILHWQRPPTPQQIAEQPTLDVPSLADLERYLEGTLRGFLLKLDPEQEKVAYRIQKGAQLVKGGPGSGKSLVALYHIRHRIASAPTTPPRILFVTFTRALTRASSQLLDSLLGEQRRHVTVSTLDAVVREVLANAGAPFAVADEGQQEAALKAARQAVRPTLDELTGRALDAVPDSYLREEIEWVIEGRAVPDLAAYLAEPRAGRRVRFDGRLRRAVWEIARRFRDRLASQGVATYNTLRARAADALRDGRCSLQYDVVVVDEGQDLPPVALAVCAELCASPDGLYVTADANQSIYGRGYSWLRAHSSLNFQGRTTILRRNYRSTRAIAAAAASLMGGSDADADSLAATAVREGPPPVLAAVRNENEEARLIADYLTASADELRLPLSSAAILVRFERIGQDIAKRLRELNVDARVVHGDQLDLDAPFVKVLTMHSAKGLEFPIVVVPRIDRGVMPFLQGAVGPDARAERAADERRLLFVALTRAMRRLLVTHTQNAPSPFLNDLDRALWTSVAAGSR
- a CDS encoding enoyl-CoA hydratase/isomerase family protein — encoded protein: MSDEPVLVERRGPKLYLTLNRPQVINALTLDMLRIIDRALDEAERDEEIRVVLLRGAGERGFCSGLDTKVLAELRERGAEEGPLTFVRLYAVAKRLDSFPKPVITLVHGHCIAAGAQLATAGDIVIAGESLKMLENEMRSSGFNDESWAIRLGRNLGKLRAHRFLLLMERLDALTAQQLGLVTLVVPDDQLAAKGDEIADQVATYLPQVVSRTLELVERGAYGRD